GTTCAAAGCGGGGTCGGCGCTCAACGCGGCCCAGGGGGCAGGCAAGTAATGCCCGGCAAGGTCAAGATTCCGGCTGGCGAGAAAGTGATCATCGAGCACGGCAAGCTTCGGGTCCCCGACAACCCGATCATCGCCTTCATCGAGGGCGACGGGATCGGCCCCGACATCTGGAAGGCCTCCGTGCGCGTGATCGACGCCGCGGTGGCCCAGGCCTACCGCGGCAGGCGGAAGATCGCCTGGGCCGAGGTGTATGCCGGCGAGAAGGCGCAGGCCGTCTACGGCGCCGAGTGCCCGCCCAACCTGCTGCCCGCCGAGACGCTGGACGTCATCCGCGAGTACCTGGTCGCCATCAAAGGGCCCCTGACCACCCCGGTGGGCGAGGGTTTCCGGTCGCTCAACGTCACCCTGCGCCAGGAGCTCGACCTCTACGTCTGCCTGCGGCCCGTCCGCTACTTCAAGGGCGTGCCCTCGCCGGTCAAGCATCCCGAGAAGGTCGACATGGTCATCTTCCGGGAGAACACCGAGGACATCTACGCCGGCATCGAATGGGAGCAGGGGACGCCGGAGGCCCGCAAGGTCATCGACTTCCTGCAGCGGGAGATGGGGGTCAAGAAGATCCGGTTTCCCAACACCTCGTCCATCGGCATCAAGCCGGTGTCGAAGGAAGGCTCGGAGCGGCTCATCCGCGCGGCCATCCGTTACGCCATCGAGAACAACCGGCGCAACGTGACGTTCGTCCACAAGGGGAACATCCAGAAGTACACGGAAGGGATGTTCATGAAGTGGGGCTACGCGCTGGCCAAGCGCGAGTTCGGGGACCGTACCGTCTCCTGGGAGGAGTGCGGCGGCAAGCCGCCGGCCGGCAAGCTCCTCATCAAGGACGCCATCACCGACGCCTTCTTGCAGCAGATCCTCACCCGGCCGGACGAGTTCGACGTGATCCCGTGCCCCAATCTGACCGGCGACCTGATCTCCGACGGTCTGGCCGCCCAGGTGGGCGGCATCGGGATCGCCCCCGGCGCCAACATCAACTACGACAC
The DNA window shown above is from Candidatus Methylomirabilota bacterium and carries:
- the icd gene encoding NADP-dependent isocitrate dehydrogenase, with amino-acid sequence MPGKVKIPAGEKVIIEHGKLRVPDNPIIAFIEGDGIGPDIWKASVRVIDAAVAQAYRGRRKIAWAEVYAGEKAQAVYGAECPPNLLPAETLDVIREYLVAIKGPLTTPVGEGFRSLNVTLRQELDLYVCLRPVRYFKGVPSPVKHPEKVDMVIFRENTEDIYAGIEWEQGTPEARKVIDFLQREMGVKKIRFPNTSSIGIKPVSKEGSERLIRAAIRYAIENNRRNVTFVHKGNIQKYTEGMFMKWGYALAKREFGDRTVSWEECGGKPPAGKLLIKDAITDAFLQQILTRPDEFDVIPCPNLTGDLISDGLAAQVGGIGIAPGANINYDTGHALFEATHGTAPRYAGQDKVNPGSVILSAEMMLRYMGWTEAADRIIAGLERTIQSKVVTYDLARLMEGAREVKCSEFGTAIVDAMAKL